One segment of Marvinbryantia formatexigens DSM 14469 DNA contains the following:
- a CDS encoding carbohydrate ABC transporter permease yields MEKRKKINAYQILRVAVCLLVLFLILFPLAWLLVSTFKLQKDIIKWPPTFWPKHWTIQNYLKVWDRIPLADYIKNTVIFAGGVSICSAMLDSLAGYAFARLEFKGRELIFNIILLTMMIPFQIIMIPLYLELNFMGILNTYIGLILPRAASAYGIFFMRSFYLGMPKSLEEAARIDGMSEFGIYRKIMFPLCKPAFITFFIFCLTSNWNDLIYPMMMTNSTKMRTLSAGLAMFVGEGVRETGPALAGALISILPLLILYFLAQQFFVEGIAVSGMKE; encoded by the coding sequence ATGGAAAAAAGAAAAAAAATTAATGCATATCAGATTCTGCGGGTTGCAGTATGCCTGCTGGTGCTTTTCCTGATTCTGTTCCCTCTTGCATGGCTGCTGGTAAGCACCTTCAAGCTGCAGAAGGATATTATCAAGTGGCCGCCCACCTTCTGGCCGAAGCACTGGACCATCCAGAATTATCTGAAGGTCTGGGACAGAATCCCGCTTGCGGATTATATTAAAAATACAGTGATTTTTGCGGGCGGCGTTTCTATCTGTTCCGCTATGCTGGATTCGCTGGCGGGCTATGCGTTTGCGAGACTGGAATTTAAAGGCAGAGAGCTGATTTTTAACATTATCCTGCTGACAATGATGATTCCGTTTCAGATTATCATGATTCCGCTGTATCTGGAACTGAATTTTATGGGAATCCTTAATACGTACATCGGGCTGATTCTTCCGAGAGCAGCGTCCGCCTACGGGATTTTCTTTATGCGCTCGTTCTATCTGGGAATGCCCAAAAGTCTGGAAGAGGCGGCGCGGATTGATGGCATGAGTGAATTTGGCATTTACAGAAAAATCATGTTTCCGCTCTGCAAACCGGCGTTTATTACGTTTTTTATTTTCTGTCTGACGTCAAACTGGAATGATTTGATTTATCCGATGATGATGACAAACTCTACGAAAATGCGGACGCTTTCTGCCGGACTTGCCATGTTTGTGGGTGAGGGGGTCCGGGAAACAGGACCGGCGCTGGCTGGAGCTTTGATTTCTATTCTTCCCTTATTGATTTTATATTTTTTGGCACAGCAGTTTTTCGTGGAAGGAATTGCCGTATCCGGCATGAAGGAGTGA
- a CDS encoding carbohydrate ABC transporter permease: MEKSQPAARRWIQRWTKKDRVGYLFIFPAVFILFVFTIIPLICSFFISLTDLDIFLATPDFVGLENFKRTFEDERVWNALKNTFYYTVISVPVQLVIALVLAYWLYKPTRFNKLCRTVFYIPVLCSFTAIGILFSLLLNSTVGYIPYLISLVTGEPIALLSDTRFAMPIIIFISVWKSFGKTLIILVSGINDIPSNLFEASEIDGASKTQQFFRITLPNLLPTINFTLLTSIIGAFQVFDVVYVTTGGGPLFKTETMVQYIYQRGFSNPYELGYASAMCVELFLIIAVIVLFFKGYMERKIAQNT, translated from the coding sequence ATGGAGAAAAGTCAGCCAGCAGCCCGCCGCTGGATACAGAGATGGACGAAAAAAGACAGAGTGGGATATCTTTTTATTTTTCCGGCGGTCTTTATTTTATTTGTATTTACCATTATCCCGTTAATCTGCTCTTTTTTTATCAGCCTGACAGATCTGGATATTTTTCTGGCAACCCCGGATTTTGTCGGACTGGAAAACTTTAAACGGACCTTTGAGGACGAACGTGTCTGGAATGCCCTGAAGAATACCTTTTATTATACGGTAATTTCAGTTCCGGTCCAGCTTGTGATTGCGCTGGTTCTGGCGTACTGGCTCTACAAACCGACCAGATTTAACAAGCTTTGCCGCACGGTTTTTTACATCCCGGTTCTTTGCTCGTTTACGGCAATCGGTATTTTATTCAGTCTGCTGCTGAATTCGACAGTGGGATATATTCCGTATCTTATCAGCCTTGTTACAGGGGAGCCGATTGCGCTCTTAAGCGACACCAGATTTGCAATGCCGATTATCATTTTTATTTCTGTGTGGAAATCGTTCGGCAAGACCCTCATTATCCTGGTATCCGGAATCAATGATATTCCGTCCAACCTGTTTGAAGCGTCAGAAATCGACGGAGCCAGCAAAACGCAGCAGTTTTTCCGTATCACGCTTCCAAATCTGCTGCCGACCATTAATTTTACCTTACTGACCTCCATCATCGGAGCGTTCCAGGTGTTTGATGTGGTCTATGTTACCACGGGAGGCGGACCGCTCTTTAAGACAGAAACAATGGTTCAGTACATTTACCAGCGCGGCTTTTCCAACCCGTATGAGCTGGGTTATGCGTCAGCGATGTGTGTGGAGCTGTTTTTGATAATTGCTGTGATTGTCCTGTTTTTCAAGGGATATATGGAACGTAAAATTGCACAGAATACGTAA
- a CDS encoding ABC transporter substrate-binding protein, with protein MKKWGKMMVLGMTAVMTASAAAGVSAEEKTYEPTTLTFWNGFTSTDGEVLQDIVDQFNETNEWNITIEMDVMPWDTFNEKLPAAIAAGDAPDFVLCSSGYYPPYVEAGSFTDVSDFYDLPEVNKEDFDQNVVDLLYYDDLCVGIPMQMVSHYFYWDKDLYEAAGLDPENPPETFEEIVENAQLLTDKSKNQYGFVLPTDNNVPAQYTLYAYGGGYVNEDETQAVFNSAENAAAFETMKTLYDCSPKDTDDNTYISGQVAQFINGPWIINGLRENEINFGVKEVPACTGIEKDAAVIPVGFSIPKTTSEEHKELVYKFVNYWNSEEICTKWTEECGTPAYLISAQENFADDPLTSSLSIPLSYGHIECKENGVNQISTDALYPSMEEIFAGADIQTTLDKYNDVIQGILDAK; from the coding sequence ATGAAAAAATGGGGTAAAATGATGGTACTGGGAATGACGGCGGTAATGACGGCATCAGCGGCAGCCGGGGTATCGGCGGAAGAAAAAACATATGAGCCGACGACACTGACCTTCTGGAACGGGTTTACGAGTACAGACGGAGAGGTGCTGCAGGATATCGTGGACCAGTTCAACGAAACAAACGAGTGGAATATTACGATTGAAATGGACGTAATGCCGTGGGATACCTTTAATGAAAAACTTCCGGCGGCAATCGCAGCGGGAGACGCACCGGATTTTGTATTATGCTCTTCCGGTTACTATCCGCCGTATGTGGAGGCGGGAAGCTTCACAGATGTCAGTGATTTTTATGACCTGCCGGAGGTAAATAAGGAGGACTTTGACCAGAACGTGGTGGACCTGCTTTATTATGATGACCTGTGTGTAGGCATTCCGATGCAGATGGTGTCGCATTATTTCTACTGGGACAAGGACCTTTATGAGGCGGCAGGGCTGGATCCGGAGAATCCGCCGGAAACTTTTGAGGAAATTGTAGAGAACGCACAGCTTCTCACGGACAAGAGCAAGAACCAGTATGGCTTTGTTCTTCCGACAGATAACAATGTACCTGCACAGTATACACTGTATGCTTACGGCGGCGGTTACGTGAACGAAGACGAAACACAGGCAGTCTTTAATTCAGCGGAGAATGCAGCGGCTTTTGAGACTATGAAAACGCTGTATGACTGCTCCCCGAAGGACACGGATGATAACACATATATCAGCGGACAGGTTGCACAGTTTATCAACGGTCCGTGGATTATCAACGGTCTGCGCGAAAATGAGATTAATTTCGGAGTGAAAGAAGTGCCAGCATGTACTGGAATTGAAAAGGATGCGGCTGTTATTCCGGTTGGTTTCTCAATCCCGAAAACAACCTCCGAGGAGCATAAGGAGCTTGTATACAAGTTTGTCAACTACTGGAATTCCGAGGAAATCTGCACAAAATGGACAGAGGAATGCGGAACACCGGCATATCTGATATCGGCGCAGGAGAATTTTGCGGATGACCCATTGACTTCTTCCCTGTCCATCCCGCTTTCCTACGGACATATTGAATGCAAAGAAAATGGTGTGAACCAGATTTCTACAGATGCGTTATATCCGTCGATGGAGGAGATTTTTGCCGGGGCGGACATTCAGACAACGCTCGACAAGTATAATGATGTAATTCAGGGAATTTTAGATGCGAAATAA
- a CDS encoding uroporphyrinogen decarboxylase family protein, which translates to MDKRTRVLNALNGKEVDCVPCGFWFHFGGEEALGDANVQAHLKYYRETDLDFVKIMCDGYFPYPLPEIKKVSDWKSLKPLTAEHPFIREQVERAKAIVQEIGQERCVFYNVFAPFSSLRFGAEEIGISDARVMGYIKEDHLAVMAALDVIAQSNALLAELLITEAGCDGVYYCVQGGEYTRFTPEEYRSIITPSDKYVLEHANRFSENNILHMCGWAGNRNQLAIWKDYPAKAVNWAVYVEGLSLEEGRFFIDGRTALGGFETHWDEHTQQGIIYTGTKDELQEYTRNLILNYGKRGLILGGDCTIDAKLDWERIRWIIEAARSV; encoded by the coding sequence ATGGACAAAAGGACAAGAGTATTAAATGCGTTAAACGGAAAGGAGGTGGACTGTGTTCCCTGCGGATTCTGGTTTCATTTCGGAGGAGAAGAAGCGCTGGGCGATGCCAATGTGCAGGCACATTTAAAATATTACCGGGAGACAGACCTGGATTTTGTCAAAATTATGTGTGACGGTTATTTTCCGTATCCGCTTCCGGAAATTAAAAAAGTATCCGACTGGAAGAGCTTGAAGCCGCTGACTGCAGAGCATCCGTTTATCCGGGAGCAGGTGGAGCGCGCAAAGGCGATCGTGCAGGAAATCGGGCAGGAGCGCTGTGTATTTTATAATGTGTTTGCTCCGTTTTCTTCGCTGAGGTTCGGGGCGGAGGAAATCGGCATCAGCGATGCCCGGGTGATGGGGTATATTAAGGAGGATCATCTGGCGGTCATGGCGGCGCTTGATGTCATTGCACAGAGCAATGCGCTGCTGGCGGAGCTGCTTATTACAGAAGCGGGCTGTGATGGCGTTTATTACTGTGTGCAGGGCGGCGAATATACCCGTTTTACGCCGGAAGAATACCGCAGCATAATTACGCCGAGCGACAAATATGTGCTGGAGCATGCAAACCGGTTCTCGGAAAACAATATTCTCCATATGTGCGGATGGGCGGGAAACCGCAACCAGCTTGCCATCTGGAAGGACTACCCGGCAAAAGCGGTAAACTGGGCGGTATATGTGGAGGGATTAAGCCTGGAAGAAGGACGTTTCTTTATAGATGGAAGGACGGCGCTTGGCGGTTTTGAGACACACTGGGATGAGCATACGCAGCAGGGAATCATCTACACTGGTACGAAAGATGAGCTGCAGGAATACACCAGAAATCTGATTCTCAATTATGGAAAAAGAGGGCTGATACTGGGAGGCGACTGCACGATTGACGCAAAGCTGGACTGGGAGCGCATCCGCTGGATCATTGAGGCGGCACGCAGCGTCTGA
- a CDS encoding serine dehydratase subunit alpha family protein, producing MKEEQFLSILKSEIAPAVGCTEPVAIAYAAAKARTLLEDRPDRTSVIVSRNILKNAMGVGIPGTDEVGLEMAAAMGVIGGNSDKVLEVLEGITPDEVEEAKAYARSCVSVSLKDTPQKLYIEVRLEKADDSAVVVIEGGHTNITKIQHGSHILYEQKGCREIQRSAPDKDGLTIENIYEFISNVDIQKLDFLDECVRMNWTIAQEGLFGEYGLGVGKSIYPPEKTELTAADLAGYTAALAAAAADARMSGSTLPVMTVCGSGNQGITATLPVIGAALVLGTDHERMYRALALSCLVTIHVKQFIGKLSPLCGCGMGSSIGACCAFVYLQGGALEQIRYAVNNMTASVSGIICDGAKSGCALKVASVISSACQCAALALKDHSAGSMDGIVSSDVESTIRNLGVLGSRGMADTDQVILDMMICK from the coding sequence ATGAAAGAAGAACAGTTTCTGAGCATACTGAAGAGCGAGATTGCACCGGCGGTCGGATGTACGGAACCGGTGGCAATCGCCTACGCGGCGGCGAAAGCACGGACTCTGCTGGAGGACAGGCCGGACAGGACATCTGTTATCGTAAGCCGCAATATTCTGAAAAATGCAATGGGTGTAGGAATACCGGGAACAGATGAGGTCGGGCTGGAAATGGCGGCTGCAATGGGCGTCATCGGAGGAAACAGCGATAAGGTTCTGGAAGTGCTGGAGGGGATCACTCCGGACGAGGTGGAGGAAGCAAAAGCATATGCCAGGTCCTGTGTGTCTGTCTCCCTGAAGGACACGCCGCAGAAGCTGTACATAGAGGTACGTCTGGAAAAAGCGGACGATTCGGCAGTGGTTGTGATTGAAGGCGGTCATACCAATATTACAAAAATACAGCACGGCTCCCATATCCTGTACGAACAGAAGGGCTGCAGGGAAATTCAGAGGTCTGCCCCGGACAAAGACGGACTGACGATAGAAAACATTTATGAATTTATCAGCAATGTTGATATTCAGAAGCTTGATTTCCTGGATGAATGTGTACGGATGAACTGGACGATCGCACAGGAAGGACTTTTCGGGGAATACGGGCTGGGAGTCGGAAAAAGCATTTATCCGCCGGAGAAGACAGAGCTTACAGCCGCGGACCTGGCAGGCTATACGGCGGCACTTGCCGCGGCGGCGGCAGACGCGCGGATGTCCGGAAGTACCCTCCCGGTGATGACAGTATGCGGCAGCGGAAATCAGGGAATTACGGCAACACTTCCGGTCATCGGGGCGGCACTGGTGCTGGGGACTGACCACGAAAGGATGTATCGCGCGCTTGCATTAAGCTGTCTTGTGACGATACATGTGAAACAGTTTATCGGAAAGCTCTCGCCGCTTTGCGGCTGCGGAATGGGTTCCTCTATCGGAGCCTGCTGCGCCTTTGTGTATTTGCAGGGCGGTGCTCTGGAGCAGATACGGTATGCGGTAAACAACATGACAGCTTCCGTCTCCGGAATTATCTGCGACGGCGCAAAATCCGGATGTGCGCTGAAGGTTGCCTCTGTGATTTCCAGCGCCTGCCAGTGCGCGGCGCTTGCATTAAAAGACCATTCGGCGGGGAGCATGGACGGAATCGTCTCTTCCGATGTGGAAAGTACCATCCGCAACCTCGGAGTGCTGGGAAGCAGGGGAATGGCAGATACCGACCAGGTGATTCTCGACATGATGATTTGTAAATAG
- a CDS encoding Uma2 family endonuclease — translation MPPAIKVYDMAGAYIEHSMVISNFVIRIGNQIRDGLCRVFGDNVQYKWYVGDEEKTVIPDASINCGFKNRRG, via the coding sequence ATGCCACCGGCAATTAAGGTCTATGATATGGCAGGAGCCTATATCGAGCATTCGATGGTTATCAGTAATTTTGTGATAAGAATCGGAAATCAGATACGGGACGGTCTGTGCCGTGTTTTTGGTGATAATGTACAATATAAATGGTATGTGGGTGATGAAGAGAAGACGGTGATACCGGATGCGTCGATAAATTGCGGATTCAAAAACAGAAGGGGATAA
- a CDS encoding MFS transporter, with protein MPLSHKILLIFNAISVGIIVPVLTLIFFQHGGSSETLWAIMGAYSVSVVILEIPSGMIADFIGRKKVFVLSHILSLISFFLIINSNSLWLLIIAVIFLGASRAFASGSVEALEVELFIKKNGVEKLDTINNILSIIDSVGTFLGAALGGFLGYLDNTYTILLILLIISEIIIIFFSMAVIHETNTSVVYRLETSLWKRLKANLLLVIAEIKNTRIVLNIVLMSLVLGISLSTIETYWQSTFIRYISPQKNWLLGIISCSAYIGVGLGSSVGKYCFNLLKKHRKYAKISYYFTRVLLPVSLMGIYICKNGIWFAVNYFVMYLILGVGNLVENTVLHASIQNSHRASILSCISLAIKAGGLVTSFLGGIILKNTEIAIIWLVAPIVSIFIIACIIYKFDLSA; from the coding sequence TTGCCGTTATCGCATAAAATATTATTAATATTTAATGCTATTTCAGTGGGAATTATTGTTCCTGTTTTAACATTAATCTTTTTTCAGCACGGGGGTTCGTCAGAAACTTTGTGGGCAATTATGGGGGCATATTCTGTCTCTGTAGTGATACTTGAAATTCCCAGTGGTATGATTGCTGATTTTATTGGGAGAAAAAAAGTATTTGTTTTGTCACATATATTATCGTTGATAAGTTTTTTTCTAATTATTAACAGTAACAGTTTATGGCTGTTAATAATCGCTGTTATATTTTTAGGAGCCAGTCGAGCGTTTGCATCTGGATCTGTTGAAGCGCTTGAGGTAGAATTATTTATCAAAAAAAATGGTGTAGAAAAACTTGATACAATAAACAATATCCTATCTATAATTGATTCGGTAGGCACTTTTCTTGGCGCGGCACTGGGAGGATTTTTAGGATATTTGGATAATACATATACTATACTCCTTATATTATTAATTATATCGGAAATTATCATTATCTTTTTTTCTATGGCGGTCATTCATGAAACGAATACTTCCGTGGTTTATCGTTTGGAGACTTCTTTGTGGAAAAGGCTAAAAGCTAATCTGTTATTAGTGATAGCTGAAATAAAAAATACACGAATTGTTTTAAATATTGTGCTAATGTCGCTTGTTTTAGGAATTTCGCTGTCTACGATAGAAACCTATTGGCAGTCCACTTTTATCCGGTATATTTCTCCACAAAAAAACTGGTTGTTAGGCATTATAAGCTGTTCCGCTTATATTGGTGTTGGATTGGGAAGTTCTGTTGGAAAATATTGTTTTAATTTATTAAAAAAACATAGAAAATATGCCAAAATAAGCTATTATTTTACAAGAGTATTGCTTCCGGTTAGCCTAATGGGAATATATATCTGCAAAAATGGGATATGGTTTGCTGTGAATTATTTCGTGATGTATTTAATTTTAGGAGTAGGAAATTTGGTAGAAAATACTGTTTTACATGCATCCATTCAGAACAGCCACCGCGCATCTATTTTGTCATGTATATCACTCGCAATAAAGGCAGGCGGATTGGTTACCTCCTTTTTAGGGGGAATTATTTTAAAAAATACAGAAATAGCTATAATATGGTTGGTGGCGCCTATTGTTTCTATATTTATTATTGCATGTATTATATATAAATTTGATTTATCTGCATAA
- a CDS encoding winged helix-turn-helix domain-containing protein yields MSLEINITTREELNIYMNVQRQRLLKVMEISAVPMTPKQLSLKLELSPSSVTYHLKKLQSIGLVELDHTEIIHGIEAKFYKKIPATVNLKGDLRDDLYEEKLLLADYSLNNAWVGFKKYISEISRENKMDSEVKGDFITGTLYLTEGEAEQLKNMMLKFYEEHSTPNSDAKPWELSFIIYPEKL; encoded by the coding sequence ATGAGTTTGGAAATCAATATAACAACCAGAGAAGAACTGAATATTTATATGAACGTGCAGAGACAACGTCTCTTAAAGGTAATGGAAATTTCCGCTGTTCCCATGACGCCGAAACAGCTTTCTTTAAAATTGGAGCTTTCACCGTCCTCTGTGACCTATCATTTAAAAAAATTACAATCCATTGGATTGGTAGAATTAGATCACACGGAAATAATACATGGAATTGAAGCCAAATTTTATAAAAAGATTCCAGCAACCGTAAATCTGAAAGGTGATTTAAGAGATGATTTATACGAAGAAAAATTGTTACTTGCAGATTACTCCTTAAATAATGCCTGGGTGGGCTTTAAAAAATATATTTCAGAAATATCGAGGGAGAACAAGATGGATTCTGAAGTAAAGGGAGACTTCATAACAGGAACACTTTATTTAACGGAGGGGGAAGCGGAGCAATTAAAAAATATGATGCTAAAATTTTACGAGGAACACAGCACACCGAATTCTGATGCAAAGCCTTGGGAACTTTCCTTTATTATTTATCCGGAAAAACTGTAA